The following proteins are co-located in the Engraulis encrasicolus isolate BLACKSEA-1 chromosome 2, IST_EnEncr_1.0, whole genome shotgun sequence genome:
- the LOC134464987 gene encoding histidine-rich glycoprotein-like has protein sequence MALPSGAAPHRRRGAALSQHLKGLDEHSSISPRHLHSHHNYHNLHNLRHHCLQNHHSLHSHHNLHSHHNLHSHHNYHNLHSHHNYHSHHNLHSHHNYHNLHSHHNYHNLHSHHNYHNLHSHHNYHNLHNLRHHCLQNHHNLHSHHNLHSHHNLHSHHNYHSHHNYHSHHNYHNLHSHHNYHNLHSHHNYHNLHNLRHHHLHSHHNYHNLHNLRHHHLHSHHNYHNHHCLHNYHSHHNLRHHILHCHHSHHSLHCHHSHHNLHSHHNLHSHHNYHSHHSHYILHSHHDYHCHHSLHILHNLHSHPSLQYHNLHILHNHHSH, from the exons ATGGCTCTGCCCTCGGGCGCGGCTCCACACAGAAGACGCGGAGCAGCGCTAAGTCAACACTTAAAGGGTTTGGACGAACACA GCTCTATTAGCCC GAGGCACCTCCACAGCCATCACAACTACCACAACCTCCACAACCTCCGCCATCACTGCCTCCAGAACCATCATAGCCTCCACAGCCACCACAACCTCCATAGCCACCACAACCTCCACAGCCATCACAACTACCACAACCTCCACAGCCATCACAACTACCACAGCCACCACAACCTCCACAGCCATCACAACTACCACAACCTCCACAGccaccacaactaccacaacCTCCACAGccaccacaactaccacaacCTCCACAGCCATCACAACTACCACAACCTCCACAACCTCCGGCATCACTGCCTCCAGAACCATCATAACCTCCACAGCCACCACAACCTCCATAGTCACCACAACCTCCACAGCCATCACAACTACCACAGCCACCACAACTACCACAGccaccacaactaccacaacCTCCACAGccaccacaactaccacaacCTCCACAGCCATCACAACTACCACAACCTCCACAACCTccgccatcaccacctccacagcCATCACAACTACCACAACCTCCACAACCTccgccatcaccacctccacagccaccacaactaccacaacCATCACTGCCTCCACAACTACCACAGCCACCACAACCTCCGCCATCACATCCTCCACTGCCATCACAGCCATCACAGCCTCCACTGCCATCACAGCCACCACAACCTCCACAGCCACCACAACCTCCACAGCCATCACAACTaccacagccaccacagccactaCATCCTCCACAGTCACCACGACTACCACTGCCATCACAGCCTCCACATCCTCCATAACCTCCACAGTCATCCCAGCCTCCAATACCACAACCTCCACATCCTCCACAATCACCACAGCCACTGA